A stretch of the Rhizomicrobium sp. genome encodes the following:
- a CDS encoding TadE/TadG family type IV pilus assembly protein: MERVRARARRFLRNNDANVAMIFAISIIPVTIAAGTGLDLARAMIVKSSLSEALDASALAVASTTGLTQAQMQTEAQNYFNANYKADSSYGTPAAVAVVQSGQQVTVSTTVPMPTTLINVAGIHTVNVASSSTVVWGQNKLWVSLVLDNTGSMTQTDSTGTSKISALQTATHQLLTMLQNASSTAGDVRAAIIPFSKTVNVGTANAGATWIDWTDWEAAPAGSTPSGTVGPGSSCPYSWSSNGFYCAPSATNDANCFNGRGDDCADTIPSSGLICPSAPSANASTGLGGHYYNGCWNSVRSQTKTTTTNVTTVTTTKQSCTSNTSGGNVSCSNKSGYPSTASPTTTSSSATTNGYTGDSTTTSSNTTSGTVDGSKSCTSKTCSWTRTITSTKVDQTVAKTGTGNYNHTWVVNDHSTWHGCIMDRTQNYDTTFTTPTTTATKFPAENSQSCVPSVLGTLSYDWTSLNAQVTAMTAGGSTNQTIGLAWGMQALTIGDPLNAPSLPANTKQYIIILSDGLNTQNRWDGDGSNQETDVDDRMAIACTNAKTAGFTIYAVFVDLNGTQGNSSVLQNCASDSSKYFDLTTSGAIITTLNAIGQQITNLRVAQ, translated from the coding sequence TTGGAGCGCGTTCGCGCCCGCGCGCGGCGCTTTCTCCGCAACAACGATGCCAATGTGGCGATGATCTTCGCGATCTCGATCATCCCCGTGACGATCGCCGCCGGCACGGGCCTCGACCTCGCGCGCGCCATGATCGTGAAATCCTCGCTCAGCGAGGCGCTCGACGCCTCCGCCCTGGCGGTCGCGAGCACGACCGGCCTCACGCAGGCACAGATGCAGACCGAGGCGCAGAACTACTTCAACGCCAATTACAAGGCGGATTCGTCCTACGGGACCCCGGCCGCCGTAGCGGTGGTGCAAAGCGGCCAGCAGGTGACGGTGTCGACCACCGTGCCGATGCCGACCACGCTGATCAACGTCGCGGGCATCCACACGGTGAATGTCGCGTCGTCCTCGACCGTGGTGTGGGGCCAGAACAAGCTCTGGGTCAGCCTCGTTCTCGACAACACCGGTTCGATGACGCAGACCGACTCCACGGGAACGTCGAAGATATCGGCGCTGCAGACCGCGACGCATCAATTGCTCACCATGCTGCAGAACGCGTCGTCGACGGCGGGCGACGTGCGCGCCGCGATCATCCCGTTCTCCAAGACGGTGAATGTCGGCACGGCGAATGCCGGCGCGACCTGGATCGACTGGACCGATTGGGAAGCGGCGCCCGCGGGCTCGACGCCGTCGGGCACCGTTGGCCCCGGCTCGAGCTGTCCTTACAGCTGGAGCAGCAATGGCTTCTACTGCGCGCCCAGCGCCACCAATGATGCCAACTGCTTCAACGGCCGTGGCGACGACTGCGCGGATACGATCCCGTCGAGCGGCCTGATCTGCCCCAGCGCGCCCTCGGCCAACGCCAGCACGGGCCTGGGCGGCCATTACTACAATGGCTGCTGGAACAGCGTGCGCTCGCAGACCAAGACCACCACGACCAACGTCACCACGGTGACGACCACCAAGCAGAGCTGTACGTCCAATACGAGCGGCGGCAATGTCAGTTGCAGCAACAAATCGGGCTATCCCAGCACCGCCAGCCCGACCACGACGAGCAGCAGCGCAACGACCAACGGCTATACCGGCGATTCCACCACCACCTCGTCCAACACCACGAGCGGCACGGTCGACGGCAGCAAGAGCTGCACCAGCAAGACCTGTTCGTGGACGCGCACCATCACCTCGACCAAGGTCGATCAGACCGTGGCCAAGACCGGCACCGGCAACTACAACCACACCTGGGTGGTGAACGATCATTCGACTTGGCACGGCTGCATCATGGACCGCACCCAGAACTACGACACGACCTTCACCACGCCGACCACCACGGCGACCAAGTTCCCGGCCGAGAACAGCCAATCCTGCGTGCCCAGTGTCCTGGGCACGCTGAGTTACGACTGGACCTCGCTCAACGCGCAGGTCACCGCCATGACCGCGGGAGGCTCGACCAACCAGACCATCGGCCTCGCCTGGGGCATGCAGGCGCTGACCATCGGCGATCCGCTGAACGCGCCGTCCCTGCCCGCCAACACCAAGCAGTACATCATCATCCTCAGCGACGGCCTCAACACCCAGAACCGCTGGGACGGCGACGGCTCGAACCAGGAAACCGACGTCGACGACCGCATGGCGATCGCCTGCACCAACGCCAAGACCGCCGGCTTCACGATCTATGCGGTGTTCGTGGATCTCAACGGAACCCAGGGCAACTCGAGCGTGCTGCAGAATTGCGCCTCGGATTCGAGCAAATATTTCGACCTGACGACCTCGGGCGCCATCATCACCACGCTCAACGCCATCGGCCAGCAGATCACCAATCTGCGGGTGGCGCAGTAG
- a CDS encoding sterol desaturase family protein, with amino-acid sequence MPFLGEIVTGFAHTLMRILPYMAVMGVVFAGLTVFTPCNPGGPWWKKRGLVTDLCYWFIVPVFTRYARIGFSVLITAYVLGITTEKGLIAFFEFGHGPVSRLPFWLQFVLYLLGTEFLLYWSHRMFHATRLWKYHAVHHSSEDVEWISAARFHPVNLLLGAVLVDVLALMVGFSPDIFLIMAPLDTLTSGWVHANLNWTLGPFKYIFAGPVFHRWHHTREHDGKNFAGTFSLFDVIFGTFYMPKGELPENYGVDDSNMPESFGMQVIYPIVN; translated from the coding sequence ATGCCTTTTCTCGGCGAAATCGTGACCGGCTTTGCGCATACGCTGATGCGCATCCTGCCCTACATGGCGGTGATGGGCGTGGTGTTCGCCGGCCTTACGGTCTTCACGCCATGCAACCCGGGTGGGCCCTGGTGGAAGAAGCGCGGCCTCGTCACCGATCTCTGCTACTGGTTCATCGTGCCGGTGTTCACGCGCTATGCGCGGATCGGCTTTTCGGTGCTGATCACCGCCTATGTCCTGGGCATCACGACGGAAAAGGGCCTGATCGCCTTCTTCGAGTTCGGCCATGGTCCGGTCTCGCGCCTGCCGTTCTGGCTCCAATTCGTCCTCTACCTGCTGGGGACCGAGTTCCTGCTCTATTGGTCGCACCGCATGTTCCACGCCACCCGGCTTTGGAAATACCATGCCGTGCATCATTCCTCCGAAGACGTCGAGTGGATCTCGGCGGCGCGCTTCCACCCGGTCAACCTGCTGCTGGGCGCGGTTCTCGTCGACGTCCTCGCCCTGATGGTCGGCTTTTCGCCCGACATCTTCCTGATCATGGCGCCGCTCGACACGCTGACCTCGGGCTGGGTGCACGCCAATCTCAACTGGACGCTGGGGCCGTTCAAATACATCTTCGCCGGGCCGGTGTTCCATCGCTGGCACCACACGCGCGAGCACGACGGAAAGAATTTCGCCGGAACCTTCTCGCTGTTCGACGTGATCTTCGGGACGTTCTACATGCCCAAGGGCGAGCTGCCCGAGAATTACGGCGTCGACGACAGCAACATGCCGGAGAGCTTCGGCATGCAGGTGATCTATCCGATCGTGAACTGA
- a CDS encoding pilus assembly protein N-terminal domain-containing protein has protein sequence MRNGLVAVLAAGLLSTSALGGAVSVPMDEVRTVTFGRPVATVYIGNSVIADVNLIDNRHAFVLGKAFGTTNVIALDSSGREISNTYVSVPETRGSTVTVFHGAQQVTMSCSGPRCNASPIPGDSGYKDREGDVQAHQDFGTKTASP, from the coding sequence ATGCGTAACGGTCTTGTCGCTGTTCTGGCCGCCGGGTTGCTGAGCACCTCCGCGCTCGGCGGCGCGGTGAGCGTGCCGATGGACGAAGTGCGGACCGTCACGTTCGGCCGCCCGGTCGCCACGGTCTATATCGGCAATTCCGTCATCGCCGACGTCAACCTGATCGACAACCGGCATGCCTTCGTGCTGGGCAAGGCTTTCGGCACCACAAACGTCATCGCGCTCGATTCCTCGGGCCGCGAGATCTCGAACACCTATGTCAGCGTGCCGGAGACGCGCGGCTCGACCGTCACGGTGTTCCACGGCGCCCAGCAGGTAACGATGTCGTGCAGCGGGCCGCGCTGCAACGCGTCGCCCATTCCCGGCGATTCCGGGTACAAGGACCGCGAAGGCGACGTCCAGGCCCACCAGGATTTCGGCACCAAGACCGCCAGCCCGTAA
- a CDS encoding Flp family type IVb pilin translates to MNNLLARFVRDESGATAIEYGLIAALIAVVIIGAVQVVGTNLSSTFTTVSNKIK, encoded by the coding sequence ATGAACAATCTTCTCGCTCGCTTCGTGCGCGACGAGTCCGGCGCGACGGCCATCGAGTATGGCCTGATCGCCGCCCTCATTGCGGTCGTCATCATCGGTGCCGTGCAGGTCGTGGGTACCAACCTGTCGAGCACGTTCACCACGGTGTCGAACAAGATCAAGTAA
- a CDS encoding prepilin peptidase yields the protein MLFIVVFSMLLASAAGWDIASFTIPNFLQLALIAAFALFVIAAGMAPGAIFYHLLAGFVGLAIGFTLFAFGYIGGGDAKLFACILLWMGFANLLDYTLVACVMGGALSLLIIGMRRLPLPRILISQAWIARLHDAKGGIPYGAALAAGVFAILPQTEVFKIATTI from the coding sequence ATGCTCTTCATCGTCGTCTTCTCGATGTTGCTCGCTTCGGCGGCGGGCTGGGATATCGCCAGCTTCACGATTCCGAATTTCCTGCAGCTCGCGCTGATCGCCGCCTTCGCGCTCTTCGTGATCGCCGCCGGCATGGCGCCCGGCGCGATCTTCTATCACCTGCTGGCCGGCTTCGTCGGGCTGGCGATCGGCTTCACGCTGTTCGCCTTCGGCTATATCGGCGGCGGCGACGCCAAGCTTTTCGCCTGCATCCTGCTCTGGATGGGCTTCGCCAACCTGCTCGACTACACCCTGGTCGCCTGCGTAATGGGCGGTGCACTCAGCCTTCTCATCATCGGCATGCGTCGCCTGCCGCTGCCCAGGATCCTGATAAGCCAGGCCTGGATCGCGCGCCTGCACGATGCGAAGGGCGGCATTCCCTACGGCGCGGCGCTCGCGGCGGGCGTGTTCGCCATTCTTCCGCAGACGGAAGTTTTCAAAATTGCGACAACGATATAG
- the cpaB gene encoding Flp pilus assembly protein CpaB — protein sequence MNMPRMLVLGLAVVAAIAAIFVMRSLMGGGTPKAAAIAPPAPSVEVAEVLVASQPLQPGQALNATVVHWQKWPKAGVDGTFITHADTPNLETALTGTVVRAPIVEGEPITNTKFVHGDAAGFLAATLEPGMRAVSIPITTESGAGGFILPNDRVDVIMSEQISDSPRRFSARVVLTNIRVLAMDQTYKQDKDQKVVLAKSATLQLSPAQASMIVKAQAAGPLSLALRALGDNSGPAPLAANQQPGDDDSGAAGGMPRIIRFGVMSTGAPTGRKE from the coding sequence ATGAACATGCCGCGTATGTTGGTTCTGGGATTGGCTGTGGTCGCCGCGATTGCGGCGATCTTCGTGATGCGCAGCCTGATGGGCGGCGGCACGCCGAAGGCCGCGGCGATCGCGCCGCCGGCGCCGTCGGTGGAGGTCGCCGAAGTGCTCGTCGCTTCGCAGCCGCTGCAGCCCGGTCAGGCGCTCAACGCGACCGTGGTGCATTGGCAGAAATGGCCGAAGGCGGGCGTCGACGGCACCTTCATCACCCATGCCGACACCCCCAATCTCGAGACTGCGCTGACCGGCACCGTGGTGCGCGCGCCGATCGTCGAGGGCGAGCCGATCACCAACACGAAATTCGTCCATGGCGACGCCGCCGGCTTTCTTGCCGCGACGCTCGAGCCGGGCATGCGCGCCGTGTCGATCCCGATCACCACCGAATCCGGCGCCGGCGGCTTCATCCTGCCCAACGACCGGGTCGACGTCATCATGTCGGAGCAGATCTCCGACAGTCCGCGGCGCTTCAGCGCCCGCGTCGTGCTCACCAATATCCGCGTCCTTGCGATGGACCAGACCTACAAGCAGGACAAGGACCAGAAGGTCGTGCTCGCCAAGAGCGCGACGCTGCAGCTCTCGCCGGCCCAGGCCAGCATGATCGTGAAGGCGCAGGCCGCCGGTCCGCTGTCGCTCGCGCTGCGCGCCCTCGGCGACAATTCCGGACCGGCGCCGCTCGCCGCGAACCAGCAGCCCGGCGACGACGATTCCGGCGCCGCCGGGGGCATGCCCCGGATCATCCGGTTCGGCGTCATGTCGACAGGTGCGCCGACCGGAAGGAAAGAGTAG
- a CDS encoding type II and III secretion system protein family protein — protein sequence MRKVLIAAALAALGYVASAGATPPRGADAGAHVIAVSTKGGTVTQRVTLALNKAIVVQLDADARDVLVSSPDIVDAVVRTPRRIFLLALKTGQTNAFFFDAAGHQLASIDIRVEKDVTDLGSMIHADMPKSNVKVSAMNDNVVLTGTVASAQEAARAQDLAARFAGDPAKVVNMLKVAASEQVMIRVRVAEMQRNVAKQFGIDLASAAIVAGVPIAASSAQQFGLVGRALNDLSGGQFGQVCSGGTNPLAGPCTLGPNNLQGTLHALESVGLVHTLAEPNLTAVSGETAKFLSGGEFPVPSGRDQQGNVQVEFKQFGIGLSFTPVVLSGGRISLQISTEVSELTNTGSFTLQGSGAAAGLTIPALSVRRTSTTVEVPSGGSFAIAGLMQHASKQVIEAMPGVKDVPILGALFRSRDYENDESELVVIVSAYLVTPTTAANLSSPTDGFVTPADPETLLLGHLNAIHDNKPAGAAPTPSSGVGFIVQ from the coding sequence ATGCGCAAGGTCCTTATCGCCGCCGCGCTTGCTGCGCTCGGCTATGTCGCAAGCGCCGGCGCGACGCCGCCGCGCGGCGCCGACGCCGGCGCGCATGTCATTGCGGTCTCGACCAAGGGCGGAACCGTCACGCAGCGCGTGACGCTGGCGCTCAACAAGGCCATCGTCGTCCAGCTCGATGCGGATGCGCGCGACGTGCTCGTCTCAAGTCCCGACATCGTCGACGCAGTCGTGCGGACCCCGCGCCGCATCTTCCTTCTGGCGCTCAAGACCGGCCAGACCAATGCCTTCTTCTTCGATGCCGCCGGCCACCAGCTCGCGTCCATCGACATCCGCGTCGAGAAGGACGTGACGGATCTGGGCAGCATGATCCACGCCGACATGCCCAAATCCAACGTCAAGGTCTCGGCGATGAACGACAATGTCGTCCTCACCGGCACGGTCGCGAGCGCCCAGGAGGCGGCCCGCGCCCAGGATCTCGCGGCGCGCTTCGCGGGCGATCCGGCCAAGGTCGTGAACATGCTGAAGGTCGCCGCCAGCGAGCAGGTGATGATCCGCGTCCGCGTCGCCGAGATGCAGCGCAACGTCGCCAAGCAGTTCGGCATCGATCTGGCGTCCGCCGCGATCGTCGCCGGCGTGCCGATCGCGGCCTCCTCGGCGCAGCAATTCGGCCTGGTCGGCCGTGCTCTCAACGATCTGTCCGGCGGCCAGTTCGGCCAGGTCTGCTCCGGCGGCACCAATCCGCTCGCCGGCCCCTGCACGCTGGGACCCAACAACCTGCAGGGCACGCTGCATGCGCTCGAATCCGTCGGCCTGGTGCACACGCTGGCCGAGCCGAACCTGACCGCCGTCTCCGGCGAGACCGCCAAGTTCCTTTCGGGCGGCGAGTTCCCCGTGCCGTCGGGCCGCGACCAGCAGGGCAATGTGCAGGTCGAGTTCAAGCAGTTCGGCATCGGCCTGTCCTTCACGCCGGTGGTCCTCAGCGGCGGCCGCATTTCGCTGCAGATATCGACGGAGGTGAGCGAGCTCACCAACACCGGCTCCTTCACGCTGCAGGGTTCGGGCGCGGCGGCCGGCCTCACCATTCCCGCGCTGTCGGTGCGCCGCACCTCGACGACGGTGGAAGTGCCGTCCGGCGGCAGCTTCGCCATCGCCGGCCTGATGCAGCATGCGTCCAAGCAGGTGATCGAGGCGATGCCCGGCGTGAAGGACGTGCCGATCCTGGGCGCGCTGTTCCGCAGCCGCGACTACGAGAACGACGAATCCGAACTGGTCGTGATCGTGAGCGCCTATCTGGTGACGCCCACGACCGCCGCCAATCTTTCGTCGCCGACCGACGGCTTCGTCACGCCGGCCGATCCGGAGACGCTGCTGCTCGGCCATCTCAACGCCATCCACGACAACAAGCCGGCGGGTGCCGCGCCGACGCCGTCGAGCGGCGTCGGCTTCATCGTTCAGTAG
- a CDS encoding CpaD family pilus assembly protein yields the protein MNPSAKDFLKAASLLAVLAAGSCAAPVNDGNGLMDDPVVNHPIQVQPSYRAIKLPFSAPDAGLMPDDAQLFDAFVADYIQHGNGAISISAPAGRDASATIAYFGERLAAAGVPRERILVGTRAMPDGKVELGYISYEASTAPCGDWSTNMADTASNRSYPNLGCAVQHNIAAQVADPRDLVTPQPMGSGDAPRRATVYDNYKNGKPTGAEKNAEQSGAIADVDKQ from the coding sequence ATGAACCCCAGCGCGAAAGATTTCCTCAAGGCGGCCTCGCTGCTCGCCGTGCTCGCGGCCGGAAGCTGCGCCGCGCCCGTCAATGACGGGAACGGCCTGATGGACGATCCGGTCGTCAACCATCCCATCCAGGTGCAGCCCAGCTATCGCGCGATCAAGCTGCCCTTCTCGGCGCCCGATGCCGGCCTGATGCCGGACGACGCCCAGCTCTTCGATGCTTTCGTCGCCGACTACATCCAGCACGGCAATGGCGCGATTTCGATCTCGGCGCCGGCCGGCCGCGATGCGTCGGCGACCATCGCCTATTTCGGCGAGCGCCTCGCCGCCGCCGGCGTGCCGCGCGAGCGCATCCTGGTCGGCACCCGCGCGATGCCCGACGGCAAGGTCGAGCTCGGCTATATCAGCTACGAGGCGTCGACCGCGCCCTGCGGCGACTGGTCGACCAACATGGCCGACACCGCCTCGAACCGCTCCTATCCCAATCTCGGTTGTGCCGTGCAGCACAACATCGCCGCCCAGGTTGCCGATCCGCGCGATCTGGTGACGCCGCAGCCGATGGGCTCGGGCGACGCGCCACGCCGCGCCACGGTCTACGACAACTACAAGAACGGCAAGCCGACCGGCGCCGAGAAGAACGCCGAACAGTCCGGCGCCATCGCCGACGTCGACAAGCAATAG
- a CDS encoding pilus assembly protein CpaE: MAKSNEPEEEEAFGAAPHERPVPRISIAAFVEFPDTGAALQRAGADRRLAKAHLNVQLGGINAAVEHFVGQVTPNLLIVETRLNGQAALEELDRLAEVCDPTTKVIVVGRVNDVELYRELMRRGASEYLVAPLNPLHLIEVISGLYLDPDAAPIGRVITFVGSRGGTGASTLAHNVGWCIAEELAINTTIVDLDLPFGTTGLDFNDEPSQGVADALSAPERLDDVLLDRLLVKRGDHLSIFATSALIDREYEAPADAYESVLDAVRQSTPCVIVDLPHLWAPWVKTTLIGSDDIVIVATPDLASLRNAKNLVELLRASRPNDTPPRLVLNQTGVAKRPEIPVKDFAETIGIEPALVLPFEPALFGQAHNNGQMINELAPKSPTAAGIRRLAELCTGRVPQAQQKTPPFLSFLKGKKRA, encoded by the coding sequence ATGGCGAAGTCCAACGAGCCCGAAGAGGAAGAAGCGTTCGGCGCCGCGCCGCACGAGCGTCCCGTGCCGCGCATCTCCATCGCCGCCTTCGTCGAGTTTCCCGACACCGGCGCCGCGCTGCAGCGCGCCGGCGCCGACCGCCGCCTCGCCAAGGCGCATCTGAACGTGCAGCTCGGCGGCATCAACGCCGCGGTCGAGCATTTCGTCGGCCAGGTGACGCCCAACCTCCTCATCGTCGAGACCCGCCTCAACGGCCAGGCCGCGCTCGAGGAGCTGGACCGCCTTGCCGAGGTCTGCGATCCGACGACCAAGGTGATCGTCGTCGGCCGGGTCAACGACGTCGAGCTCTACCGCGAGCTGATGCGGCGCGGCGCCAGCGAATATCTCGTCGCGCCGCTCAACCCGCTGCACCTGATCGAGGTCATCTCCGGCCTCTATCTCGATCCCGATGCCGCGCCGATCGGCCGCGTCATCACCTTCGTCGGCTCGCGCGGCGGCACGGGCGCCTCGACGCTCGCGCACAATGTCGGCTGGTGCATCGCCGAAGAGCTCGCCATCAACACGACGATCGTCGATCTCGACCTGCCGTTCGGGACGACGGGGCTGGACTTCAACGACGAGCCGAGCCAGGGCGTCGCCGACGCGCTCTCCGCGCCCGAACGCCTGGACGACGTTCTGCTCGATCGCCTGCTGGTGAAGCGCGGCGATCATCTTTCGATCTTCGCGACCTCGGCGCTGATCGACCGGGAATACGAGGCGCCGGCCGACGCCTACGAATCCGTGCTCGATGCCGTGCGCCAGTCCACGCCCTGCGTGATCGTCGACCTGCCGCATCTGTGGGCGCCCTGGGTCAAGACGACGCTGATCGGCTCCGACGACATCGTGATCGTGGCGACGCCCGATCTCGCCTCGCTGCGCAACGCCAAGAACCTCGTCGAGCTGCTGCGCGCCAGCCGCCCCAACGACACGCCGCCGCGCCTGGTGCTGAACCAGACCGGCGTCGCCAAGCGTCCCGAGATTCCGGTCAAGGATTTCGCGGAGACCATCGGTATCGAGCCGGCGCTGGTCCTGCCGTTCGAGCCTGCGCTGTTCGGCCAGGCCCACAACAACGGCCAGATGATCAACGAGCTCGCGCCCAAGTCTCCGACCGCCGCCGGCATCCGCCGCCTCGCCGAGCTCTGCACGGGCCGCGTCCCGCAGGCGCAGCAGAAGACCCCGCCTTTCCTGTCGTTCCTGAAGGGAAAGAAGAGAGCATAA
- a CDS encoding CpaF family protein — translation MFGKRNATTDAAPRPAMPAPPPPLAGAAPPKAEGAQSAPQRSAPLLVTPTPKAQAARVLADTRSEDYYQIKTTIFSALIDTIDLAQLAQLDPDSAREEIRDIVNEIISIKAVVMSIAEQEHLLQDICNDVLGYGPLEPLLARDDISDIMVNGANRVFIEVAGKVQLTNIRFRDNAQLMNICQRIVSQVGRRVDESSPICDARLLDGSRVNVIAPPLALDGPTLTIRKFKKDKLTLDDLVKFGSISPAGARVLGVIGRCRCNVLISGGTGSGKTTLLNCMTGYIEADERVITCEDAAELQLQQPHVVRLETRPPNLEGQGMISMRDLVRNCLRMRPERIIVGEVRGPEAFDLLQAMNTGHDGSMGTLHANTPREAMSRLESMITMGGFSLPTKTIREMIVGSIDVILQAERLRDGSRRITKITEVVGTEGEVVITQDLMTYEISGEDETGRLKGKHMGTGIVRPNFWERARYYNLERELAEALDALQA, via the coding sequence ATGTTCGGCAAGCGCAACGCGACGACTGACGCTGCTCCGCGCCCGGCCATGCCGGCGCCGCCGCCGCCGCTCGCCGGCGCCGCGCCGCCCAAGGCCGAAGGCGCGCAGTCGGCGCCGCAGCGCAGCGCCCCGCTCCTGGTCACGCCGACGCCCAAGGCGCAGGCCGCGCGCGTCCTCGCCGACACGCGCTCCGAAGACTATTACCAGATCAAGACGACGATCTTCTCGGCCCTGATCGACACGATCGACCTCGCCCAGCTGGCGCAGCTCGATCCGGATTCGGCCCGCGAGGAAATCCGCGACATCGTCAACGAGATCATCTCGATCAAGGCCGTGGTGATGTCCATCGCGGAGCAGGAACACCTGCTCCAGGACATCTGCAACGACGTCCTGGGCTACGGTCCGCTCGAGCCGCTGCTGGCGCGCGACGACATCTCCGACATCATGGTCAACGGCGCCAACCGCGTCTTCATCGAAGTCGCCGGCAAGGTGCAGCTCACCAATATCCGCTTCCGCGACAATGCGCAGCTGATGAACATCTGCCAGCGCATCGTCAGCCAGGTCGGCCGCCGCGTCGACGAGAGCTCGCCGATCTGCGACGCGCGCCTGCTGGACGGTTCCCGCGTCAACGTGATCGCGCCGCCGCTGGCGCTCGACGGTCCGACGCTCACCATCCGAAAGTTCAAGAAGGACAAGCTCACCCTCGACGATCTCGTCAAGTTCGGCTCCATCTCGCCGGCCGGGGCGCGCGTGCTGGGCGTCATCGGACGCTGCCGCTGCAACGTGCTGATCTCCGGCGGCACGGGCTCGGGCAAGACCACGCTGCTGAACTGCATGACCGGCTATATCGAGGCGGACGAGCGCGTCATCACCTGCGAGGACGCCGCCGAACTGCAATTGCAGCAGCCACATGTCGTGCGTCTCGAAACCCGCCCGCCCAACCTCGAAGGCCAGGGCATGATCTCGATGCGCGACCTGGTGCGCAACTGCCTGCGCATGCGTCCCGAGCGGATCATCGTGGGCGAGGTGCGCGGACCCGAGGCCTTCGACCTGCTGCAGGCGATGAACACCGGCCATGACGGCTCGATGGGCACGCTGCACGCCAACACCCCGCGCGAGGCGATGTCGCGCCTCGAATCCATGATCACCATGGGCGGCTTCTCGCTGCCCACCAAGACCATCCGCGAGATGATCGTCGGCTCGATCGACGTGATCCTCCAGGCCGAGCGCCTGCGCGACGGCTCGCGCCGCATCACGAAGATCACCGAGGTGGTCGGCACCGAAGGCGAGGTCGTGATCACCCAGGACCTGATGACCTACGAGATCTCCGGCGAGGACGAGACCGGCCGGCTCAAGGGCAAGCATATGGGCACCGGCATCGTGCGGCCCAATTTCTGGGAACGGGCTCGGTATTACAATCTGGAACGCGAGCTGGCCGAGGCGCTCGACGCGTTGCAGGCGTGA
- a CDS encoding type II secretion system F family protein, with amino-acid sequence MLFVLAAMFTMLALGGAVYAFSGGNGSAKRVSAIAKPQAQARGGKTPDTAALKRKNVQALLKEIESKQAETKKKITLRQRLDQAGLPNVSNRNFWIASGVSALLALFFCFISGQTIYVDLGAALTFGLGLPRWVLSFLKARREKAFTNEFANAIDVIVRSVRSGLPTNEALRIVAREVPDPCGGEFARLCESLKVGVTLEQGVKKMFESMPTPEVSFFGIVMTIQQKSGGNLSEALGNLSAVLRDRKRLVGKIRAMSSEAKASAGIIGSLPPGVMGIVYVTTPDYIKLLFTEKAGNLMLAGCAVWMGLGIFVMRKMINFKS; translated from the coding sequence ATGCTCTTCGTGCTCGCCGCGATGTTCACGATGCTGGCGCTGGGCGGCGCGGTCTACGCGTTCAGCGGCGGCAACGGCTCCGCCAAGCGCGTGAGCGCGATCGCCAAGCCCCAGGCCCAGGCGCGCGGCGGAAAGACCCCGGATACCGCGGCGCTGAAACGCAAGAACGTCCAGGCCCTGCTCAAGGAGATCGAGAGCAAGCAGGCGGAAACGAAGAAGAAGATCACGCTGCGCCAGCGCCTGGACCAGGCCGGCCTGCCCAACGTCTCGAACCGCAATTTCTGGATCGCCTCGGGCGTTTCGGCCTTGCTGGCGCTGTTCTTCTGCTTCATCTCGGGGCAGACGATCTATGTCGACCTGGGCGCCGCGCTGACCTTCGGGCTCGGCCTGCCGCGCTGGGTGCTCAGCTTCCTGAAGGCGCGGCGGGAAAAAGCCTTCACCAACGAATTCGCCAACGCCATCGACGTCATCGTGCGCAGCGTCCGCTCCGGCCTGCCGACCAACGAAGCGCTGCGCATCGTCGCCCGCGAGGTTCCCGATCCCTGCGGCGGCGAGTTCGCCCGGCTGTGCGAAAGCCTCAAGGTCGGCGTCACGCTCGAGCAGGGCGTGAAGAAGATGTTCGAAAGCATGCCGACGCCGGAGGTCAGCTTCTTCGGCATCGTCATGACCATCCAGCAGAAATCGGGCGGCAACCTGTCGGAGGCGCTCGGCAATCTCTCGGCGGTCCTGCGCGACCGCAAGCGCCTGGTCGGCAAGATCCGGGCGATGTCGTCCGAGGCCAAGGCGTCCGCCGGCATCATCGGTTCGCTGCCGCCGGGCGTGATGGGCATCGTCTATGTCACCACGCCCGACTACATCAAGCTGCTGTTCACCGAGAAGGCCGGCAACCTGATGCTGGCGGGCTGCGCCGTCTGGATGGGGCTCGGGATCTTCGTGATGCGCAAGATGATCAACTTCAAATCCTAG